From a single Eremothecium sinecaudum strain ATCC 58844 chromosome III, complete sequence genomic region:
- a CDS encoding HCL677Cp (Syntenic homolog of Ashbya gossypii AFR742W; Syntenic homolog of Ashbya gossypii NOHBY668; No homolog in Saccharomyces cerevisiae; Syntenic homolog of Kluyveromyces lactis KLLA0C00594g), giving the protein MSSKTNLAVLLFKYNGLLKSLDEMNKDEKSSGEEPMKFEGYLLAALQSLTSVFDAVDMLRAIGIIRPTNTLYKRIQRNSLDSKVRLVTSLLLIRKTLGQLLKLVRIRHDLTAESSSISNAVSSDSFTEKIQAKFEESLKAINQKIRLVIIDLVDLILYLAFIAVDLCRFKIVKRYERALQLILSVFYAVKPFKALSEFTQKT; this is encoded by the coding sequence ATGAGCTCCAAAACCAACCTGGCCGTACTACTATTCAAGTATAATGGGCTTTTAAAATCATTAGATGAAATGAATAAAGATGAAAAGTCTTCCGGGGAAGAACCAATGAAGTTTGAAGGCTATCTTTTGGCTGCTTTACAGTCTTTAACGTCTGTTTTTGATGCTGTTGATATGTTAAGAGCTATTGGTATTATTAGACCAACTAATACTCTATATAAAAGGATACAGCGCAACAGCTTGGACTCGAAGGTTAGATTGGTTACGTCTTTACTTTTGATAAGGAAAACTCTAGGGCAGCTATTAAAGCTGGTAAGGATACGGCATGACCTGACAGCGGAGTCAAGTTCGATTAGTAATGCCGTGAGTTCCGATAGCTTTACCGAAAAAATCCAAGCGAAGTTTGAAGAAAGTTTGAAAGCTATTAATCAAAAGATCAGGTTGGTAATAATTGATTTGGTGGACCTAATACTGTACCTGGCATTCATAGCTGTTGATCTTTGCCGGTTTAAGATAGTGAAAAGATACGAAAGAGCGTTGCAGTTGATTTTAAGCGTCTTTTACGCTGTGAAACCTTTTAAGGCATTATCGGAGTTTACTCAAAAGACTTGA
- the KRR1 gene encoding ribosome biosynthesis protein KRR1 (Syntenic homolog of Ashbya gossypii AFR744W; Syntenic homolog of Saccharomyces cerevisiae YCL059C (KRR1)), with the protein MVSTHDKEKPWDTDDIDKWKIEEFKPEHNASGLPFSEESSFMTLFPKYRETYLKSIWNDVTRALDKHNIACELNLVEGSITVKTSRKTYDPAIILKARDLIKLLARSVPFPQAVKILQDDVACDIIKIGNIVSSKERFVKRRQRLVGPDGNTLKALELLTKCYILVQGNTVSAMGPYKGLKEVRRVVEDCMKNIHPIYHIKELMIKRELAKRPELAEEDWSRFLPMFKKRNVARKAPKKIKEKKVYTPFPPAQLPRKVDLEIESGEYFLNKKEKAIKKLEERSIKQAEKQAEKAKTRAKDYIAPAEKDYRRSNETNKRVSDALDVDEKKKSKKHKENK; encoded by the coding sequence ATGGTTTCCACTCATGACAAAGAGAAGCCTTGGGATACTGATGATATTGATAAATGGAAGATAGAGGAGTTTAAGCCTGAGCACAACGCTTCAGGACTTCCTTTTAGTGAAGAGTCAAGCTTCATGACTTTATTTCCAAAATATAGAGAAACTTATCTAAAGTCTATCTGGAATGACGTTACCAGAGCTCTTGATAAGCATAATATTGCATGTGAACTAAATTTGGTGGAGGGTTCCATTACCGTGAAAACCTCGAGAAAAACGTATGATCCTGCTATTATTTTAAAAGCTCGTGATTTAATAAAGTTGCTTGCCCGTTCAGTGCCATTTCCACAAGCTGTTAAAATCTTGCAAGATGATGTAGCATGTGATATTATTAAGATTGGCAACATTGTTTCAAGCAAAGAGCGTTTTGTGAAGAGAAGACAACGTCTGGTTGGACCTGACGGTAATACTTTGAAGGCATTAGAGCTCCTGACCAAATGTTACATACTGGTCCAAGGTAATACGGTGAGTGCTATGGGGCCATACAAAGGTTTGAAAGAGGTGCGCCGTGTTGTAGAAGACTGTATGAAGAATATTCACCCCATTTATCATATTAAAGAACTCATGATCAAGCGAGAGTTGGCTAAGCGTCCGGAATTAGCTGAAGAAGACTGGTCTAGGTTTTTGCCTATGTTTAAGAAGAGGAATGTTGCTCGTAAAGCTCCTAAGAAGATTAAGGAAAAGAAGGTCTACACTCCATTCCCACCTGCCCAATTGCCTAGAAAGGTTGATTTGGAAATTGAGAGTGGTGAATATTTCCTCAACAAAAAGGAGAAGGCTATTAAGAAGCTCGAAGAGCGTTCTATTAAACAGGCCGAGAAGCAAGCTGAAAAGGCTAAGACGAGAGCTAAGGATTATATCGCTCCTGCAGAGAAAGACTATCGAAGAAGTAATGAAACGAACAAGCGAGTTTCAGATGCGTTGGATGTAGACGAGAAGAAAAAGAGTAAAAAGCATAAGGAAAATAAATGA
- the MRC1 gene encoding chromatin-modulating protein MRC1 (Syntenic homolog of Ashbya gossypii AFR745W; Syntenic homolog of Saccharomyces cerevisiae YCL061C (MRC1)) → MDLLDGLGSPRLKKKTTYKKEIVKFTAEHVIGDATESTDRPLATSILSKVQKRLARANAKNVNLATDIYDGEELEARSETPIEQTSTVQVTQKLANKKDDSIQTVCEVNSELAKIPLPIKLGAGGIFESNISSDRRSLSVQEGCSTDTNKTNDAKAQDTQAFDDTVAQPSLFTGFRDNNPFQEKVDVEYTQTQVITNLTQDVQNSIHDGTLEIEASGSYNTYDDIQTQGVDSQTKSPPIQSEGDCFLPTVPDNVEIPKKNDKLLIHSIQEDLYAKEKEVTKITEHKEEATTVFQGKQFSKEDFLKNFDELSQHEESSEEESSCSAKRSPSLDSINDDDTFDDFNGITNEATKTGGHSSLIKGVAGIHESVERQIDLDSGSDEEYDAYKTASLNMSKAALLQIKLKNYKAAKSPATSKVVTQQSPSLKELILSLKQANRKQLLNHRKELTEKRGITLEELENEREQVENLLELEIERNRRIRLREKQQEKRNTEDNIAYDSNSSDDLDSEVPESDCDDEPEGYSSQIVTKKTDSIHDEDDYDAFTVEDYGENEQENVAIGEEEEEEEEEIVVKNRLRLHAPRISDEEKVQENEKLPIHAIDLGAYGSNLKPTAVSTDRSQGYLSSRIKKVDNLSPKKTTESLAMSNTPDILSSPEHVQESEAEDPPPRELIEALIKKRQLLDEKARKRRKDLKRKGVNKMVEIEADESEDEWHGVGGVDQDFSDENDSELERMIDDYSTANFSRDDIREILAKEDKDKDERMVNKILQDIKTGGFRKRGKTALDLILSDDEDQELQKYRAKRLEKMRQKTLENADATDLKTYPKSHPFFQSMVDDVSFKDVVDTSDNDADLSLKARDKPKEKTKVVISEQFVRETLSFLSSTDNGSDNLENKRTKSNSLGLEEEMEETEDIFSLKQRSTIKLINAKTRQSNIPVNSDDENDDFHLGPPSIVKAFHRKKDTNDKFKDGIKSVKIASTNKVIGASRAAITFLGRKRKLVPPKNSARKPSNQLLQNQDELKRRKLFEQNNSFEA, encoded by the coding sequence ATGGATCTATTAGATGGCTTAGGCTCACCTCggttgaagaagaaaaccACATATAAGAAGGAGATTGTTAAGTTTACTGCCGAACATGTTATAGGCGATGCTACGGAGTCAACTGATAGACCACTTGCGACAAGTATCCTAAGTAAGGTCCAAAAACGACTTGCAAGAGCTAATGCAAAGAATGTTAATCTTGCTACCGATATTTACGATGGAGAGGAGCTGGAAGCCAGAAGTGAGACCCCTATTGAGCAAACATCTACTGTACAAGTAACTCAAAAACTAGCAAATAAGAAAGATGATAGTATACAAACTGTTTGTGAAGTTAACTCTGAATTAGCTAAAATACCTCTACCGATAAAATTAGGTGCTGGTGGCATTTTTGAGTCTAATATTTCTTCGGACAGACGATCATTGAGTGTTCAGGAGGGATGTTCAACCGATACTAATAAAACTAATGATGCTAAAGCACAAGATACACAGGCGTTTGATGATACAGTGGCACAACCTTCTCTTTTCACTGGCTTCAGGGATAACAATCCATTCCAGGAGAAAGTTGATGTTGAGTATACACAGACTCAAGTTATCACAAATCTCACACAAGACGTTCAAAATTCAATCCATGATGGGACTCTTGAAATTGAGGCTTCTGGTAGTTATAACACCTATGATGATATTCAAACACAGGGGGTAGACTCTCAGACGAAATCACCACCTATACAGTCGGAAGGAGACTGTTTCTTACCGACAGTCCCAGATAATGTGGAGATtccaaagaaaaatgatAAGCTGCTAATACACTCTATACAAGAAGACTTATATGCTAAGGAAAAAGAAGTCACCAAGATTACTGAACATAAAGAAGAAGCCACTACAGTTTTTCAAGGAAAACAGTTCTCAAAGGAAGACTTCTTAAAGAATTTTGATGAACTTTCGCAACATGAAGAATCTTCAGAGGAAGAAAGTTCATGCTCAGCTAAAAGGTCTCCCTCTTTAGATAGCATAAATGACGATGATACATTTGATGACTTTAACGGAATAACAAATGAAGCAACAAAAACTGGAGGCCATTCATCACTGATAAAAGGAGTAGCTGGAATTCATGAATCTGTTGAGCGGCAAATTGATCTAGATAGCGGCTCAGATGAGGAATATGATGCTTACAAAACAGCATCTTTAAATATGTCGAAAGCAGCTTTGTTACAGATTAAATTGAAAAACTATAAAGCAGCAAAATCACCTGCAACTTCCAAGGTGGTAACACAGCAATCGCCATCTTTAAAAGAACTTATTCTTTCTTTAAAACAAGCCAATAGAAAACAGCTGTTAAATCACAGAAAAGAACTTACCGAAAAACGAGGGATTACGTTGGAGGAACTAGAAAACGAAAGAGAACAAGTGGAAAACCTGCTAGAATTAGAAATTGAACGAAACCGCAGAATACGCTTACGAGAAAAACAACAAGAGAAGAGAAATACAGAAGATAACATAGCCTATGATAGTAATTCATCGGATGATTTAGATTCAGAGGTTCCTGAAAGCGATTGTGATGATGAACCTGAAGGATACAGTTCTCAAATTGTCACCAAGAAAACTGATAGCATTCACGATGAAGATGACTATGATGCATTTACAGTTGAAGATTACGGAGAAAATGAACAGGAAAATGTAGCAATTGgggaagaagaagaagaagaagaagaagagattGTGGTCAAGAATCGCTTGCGACTTCATGCCCCAAGAATCTCGGATGAGGAGAAAGTTCAGGAAAATGAAAAGCTTCCCATCCATGCAATTGACCTGGGAGCATATGGTAGTAATTTAAAGCCTACCGCTGTGAGCACTGATCGATCGCAAGGCTACCTATCATCCAGGATCAAAAAGGTCGATAATTTATCACCCAAAAAAACCACAGAAAGTCTAGCAATGTCCAATACTCCGGACATTTTATCTTCACCAGAGCATGTGCAAGAAAGTGAAGCAGAAGACCCTCCTCCACGTGAACTTATTGAAGCATTAATCAAGAAAAGGCAGTTATTAGATGAGAAAGCGAGAAAACGTAGAAAGGATCTTAAGAGAAAGGGGGTTAACAAGATGGTTGAAATAGAAGCTGATGAATCAGAAGATGAATGGCATGGTGTAGGCGGCGTCGATCAAGATTTTTCTGATGAAAATGACTCTGAATTAGAAAGAATGATAGATGACTACAGCACCGCAAACTTTAGTCGAGATGATATTCGAGAAATCCTCGCTAAAGAAGATAAAGATAAAGACGAACGCATGGTAAATAAAATCCTGCAAGATATAAAAACTGGAGGTTTCCGGAAACGAGGCAAAACAGCCTTGGATCTCATATTAAGTGATGATGAAGACCAAGAACTTCAAAAGTACAGAGCGAAACGTTTAGAGAAAATGCGTCAAAAGACACTTGAGAATGCAGATGCTACAGATTTAAAGACATATCCTAAATCACATCCGTTTTTCCAGAGCATGGTCGATGATGTTAGTTTTAAGGATGTTGTTGATACTTCCGATAATGATGCAGATTTATCTCTAAAAGCTAGGGACAAACCGAAGGAAAAAACGAAGGTGGTAATATCTGAGCAGTTTGTGAGGGAAACACTATCATTTTTGTCCAGTACCGACAATGGTTCTGATAATCTCGAAAACAAACGCACTAAAAGCAATAGCCTTGGTTTAGAGGAAGAAATGGAGGAAACAGAAGATATATTTAGTTTAAAGCAGCGCAGTACAATAAAGCTCATAAACGCCAAAACTCGGCAGTCAAATATTCCTGTAAATTCTGACGACGAAAATGACGATTTTCACCTAGGACCTCCGTCAATAGTAAAAGCTTTCCATCGGAAGAAAGATACGAATGATAAGTTTAAAGATGGTATAAAAAGTGTAAAAATTGCATCCACCAATAAAGTAATTGGTGCATCAAGAGCGGCTATCACGTTTTTGGGAAGGAAGAGGAAATTGGTACCTCCAAAGAACTCAGCGCGCAAACCTTCTAAccaacttcttcaaaacCAAGATGAACTTAAACGCCGTAAGCTTTTCGAACAAAATAATAGCTTTGAAGCTTAG
- a CDS encoding HCL676Wp (Syntenic homolog of Ashbya gossypii AFR739C; Syntenic homolog of Ashbya gossypii NOHBY665; No homolog in Saccharomyces cerevisiae; Syntenic homolog of Kluyveromyces lactis KLLA0C00649g), with protein MALSRKRMRSTTLQGPASLKKRQCVLSDISSVALPRSTLLLTKTNKLRNTKKQGSSDSRSYSSSEDLDSNCVRVREVENQFNPEYYGGCKGSIYARTPKLEPKLLETVSRYSDSGSLNIEKDKEQFAAHASPLDSNYSFNFKRSIPRHSSFSISGTRQRQVPRSDVIARSRCFDYILQSIDEVWGRYCNTTCTAENEVYERLGNSINGSVTISGSPNSSFFQAAGNHNGIEHRERELSDYDLSDSGYKSEITNPTEYETDCDYRKVSKLPQSMQLQSLKNRLVRAKNDLENSYDTTDWNDCVYFWRRWDMIKYSAVEMMEEDDDDDLIESVIDELEEGRCYNDA; from the coding sequence ATGGCATTGTCACGTAAAAGAATGCGCTCCACGACGCTTCAGGGGCCCGCTTCTTTAAAGAAGCGTCAATGTGTACTTTCGGACATATCATCGGTCGCGCTCCCACGGTCCACTCTTTTGTTGACGAAAACCAACAAACTACGTAATACGAAAAAACAAGGGAGCAGTGATAGTCGCAGCTATAGTAGCAGCGAAGACCTTGATTCCAACTGTGTGCGTGTGCGTGAAGTTGAAAACCAGTTCAACCCGGAATACTATGGCGGTTGTAAAGGTAGCATTTACGCACGAACGCCAAAGTTGGAACCAAAACTACTGGAAACCGTTTCTAGGTATTCAGATTCAGGATCATTAAATATAGAAAAAGACAAAGAGCAGTTCGCAGCTCACGCCTCGCCACTTGACAGCAATTACAGTTTCAATTTTAAGAGGTCTATACCAAGACATTCGTCGTTTTCCATTTCAGGCACGCGACAGAGGCAGGTTCCCAGGTCCGACGTCATTGCGAGAAGCCGTTGCTTTGACTACATCTTGCAATCAATAGACGAGGTGTGGGGGCGTTACTGCAACACAACTTGCACAGCGGAAAACGAAGTTTATGAAAGGTTAGGCAACAGTATTAATGGCTCCGTTACGATATCCGGAAGTCCAAACTCTTCTTTTTTCCAAGCTGCAGGTAATCACAATGGTATAGAACACCGTGAAAGGGAGCTCTCGGATTACGACTTGAGCGATTCCGGATATAAGTCTGAGATAACAAATCCAACAGAGTACGAAACCGATTGTGACTATCGAAAAGTCTCTAAATTGCCGCAATCTATGCAATTACAATCGTTAAAAAATAGGTTGGTCAGGGCAAAAAATGATCTTGAAAATAGCTATGACACCACTGATTGGAATGACTGTGTGTATTTTTGGAGGCGCTGGGATATGATAAAATATAGCGCGGTAGAGATGATGGAGGAAGATGATGACGACGACCTAATAGAGTCGGTTATTGATGAACTTGAAGAAGGTCGCTGCTACAACGACGCATAA
- the ADF1 gene encoding Adf1p (Syntenic homolog of Ashbya gossypii AFR743C-A; Syntenic homolog of Saccharomyces cerevisiae YCL058W-A (ADF1)), translating to MSKVSKASKVPRPKSRNTKTKKSEKKKVKYRVEQLNRQNLSISDLSSIPKLKKPSALEATTLAKRHEEDTEKNQRLQDKSKEVDNDMVKQLEMISGFSL from the coding sequence ATGTCTAAAGTCTCAAAAGCATCAAAAGTACCAAGACCAAAATCGCGAAATACCAAGACCAAAAAATCCGAAAAGAAAAAGGTCAAATATAGAGTAGAACAGCTGAACCGACAGAATCTAAGCATTTCAGACCTATCCTCAATTCCAAAACTGAAGAAACCAAGCGCTCTGGAAGCCACCACGCTAGCCAAACGTCATGAAGAGGATACAGAGAAAAATCAAAGGCTACAGGATAAGTCAAAAGAGGTAGATAATGACATGGTCAAGCAACTGGAGATGATATCGGGGTTTTCACTGTAA
- the MIC10 gene encoding Mic10p (Syntenic homolog of Ashbya gossypii AFR743W; Syntenic homolog of Saccharomyces cerevisiae YCL057C-A (MOS1)), which produces MSEQLELTTSTKSILNNKWDVVLSNLVVKAGLGFGVGVFASVLFFKRRAFPVWLGIGFGLGRGYSEGDAIFRSHAGLRTVKA; this is translated from the coding sequence ATGAGTGAACAATTGGAGCTTACAACGTCTACTAAATCAATTCTAAATAATAAATGGGACGTGGTTTTGTCTAACTTGGTAGTGAAGGCAGGTTTAGGATTTGGAGTTGGGGTTTTTGCCTCTGTTTTATTCTTCAAAAGACGTGCTTTTCCAGTATGGTTGGGAATTGGGTTTGGTTTAGGAAGGGGATATTCAGAAGGTGATGCTATTTTCCGCTCGCATGCAGGTTTAAGGACCGTTAAGGCATGA
- the PRD1 gene encoding metalloendopeptidase (Syntenic homolog of Ashbya gossypii AGR406C; Non-syntenic homolog of Saccharomyces cerevisiae YCL057W (PRD1); Tandem gene duplication in Ashbya gossypii), which translates to MTTLIPPQQAPSWDFTPTKILDLTNKTIDDSNALFAKLAKIETPTIENFVRPLIERENETDPLLNQLTFLLNVSADKDVRDASTKSSAMLQDWSIETQLRHDLFIQLDKLWSIYKDNGKFKKENLEFYRYMEKAHKNYVRAGLNLPEDKRELVKTLKQKIAANCLQYLSNLGEQQEYVAFTEEELEGVSDTLKEQFEKTVEDGVEKLKVTFKYPDIFPVLETAKNPETRKRAFVGDQNKVPQNEALLLETLKLRDQLASVLNYDTYAAYNLEKKMAKRVDAVMDFLEDLKVRLAEGGMKDMELLKQLKKAEYEEMGRSYDGHFYNWDNRYYTNKYMKDHYGIDDEKVSEYFPIQSAIDGMLKIYETLMSLKFVEENDPNRRSVWHQDVKQFAVWNVDVKDKPTFVGWIYFDLHPRPGKYGHAANFGLSSSYLRPDGSRSYTVTALVCNFSKPTPTKPSLLKHNELITFFHELGHGIHDLVGNCSVGSLNGPGATEFDFVEAPSQMLEHWPWNKDMLQQLSRHYKTDEKIPDELVKSLVATRNVFRPMRYLRQLHFGFFDMTVHTTKDIDHLDLRTLWNKLREEITHVDNGGVLTTGYNSFSHIMSDEYSAGYYGYFWASVFADDMYYTRFADDPLDPETGREYRDIILARGALYEISDNLHEFLGRESNNTAFLQDCGLA; encoded by the coding sequence ATGACAACATTGATTCCTCCTCAACAGGCCCCATCCTGGGATTTTACCCCTACTAAAATCCTTGACTTGACGAACAAGACCATTGACGATTCTAATGCTTTATTCGCCAAGCTTGCCAAGATAGAAACCCCTACCATTGAGAATTTTGTGAGGCCTTTGATTGAGAGAGAAAATGAAACTGACCCATTGCTCAACCAACTTACGTTTTTGCTTAATGTGTCCGCGGATAAAGACGTGAGAGATGCATCAACAAAATCCTCTGCTATGTTACAGGATTGGAGTATCGAGACGCAATTAAGACATGATTTATTCATTCAACTTGACAAGCTCTGGTCGATCTACAAGGATAATGGGAAGTTTAAGAAGGAGAATCTTGAGTTTTATCGGTATATGGAAAAAGCCCATAAAAATTATGTTCGTGCAGGTTTAAATCTACCCGAAGATAAGCGCGAATTGGTTAAGACATTGAAGCAAAAAATAGCTGCCAATTGCTTGCAGTACCTTTCGAATTTGGGAGAACAGCAGGAATATGTCGCTTTTACTGAGGAGGAGCTTGAGGGCGTTTCTGACACCTTGAAAGAACAGTTTGAAAAGACTGTGGAAGACGGAGTGGAGAAACTGAAGGTTACTTTTAAGTATCCAGACATCTTCCCTGTCCTTGAAACAGCCAAAAACCCTGAGACCAGAAAGAGAGCCTTTGTTGGAGATCAAAACAAAGTGCCCCAAAACGAGGCCCTCTTGCTTGAGACATTGAAGTTGAGAGATCAGCTTGCGTCTGTTCTAAATTACGACACATATGCTGCTTATAATTTGGAAAAGAAAATGGCCAAGAGGGTCGATGCCGTCATGGACTTTTTAGAGGACTTGAAGGTTCGCTTGGCCGAGGGTGGAATGAAAGACATGGAATTGCTAaagcaattgaagaaaGCGGAGTATGAGGAAATGGGTCGTTCTTATGATGGTCACTTTTATAATTGGGATAACCGTTACTATACTAATAAGTACATGAAGGACCATTACGGTATAGACGATGAGAAAGTGTCTGAGTATTTCCCTATACAAAGCGCAATTGACGGGATGTTGAAGATTTATGAAACTCTCATGAGTTTAAAGTTTGTTGAAGAAAACGACCCAAATAGAAGGAGTGTTTGGCATCAGGATGTTAAACAATTTGCTGTTTGGAATGTAGATGTCAAGGATAAGCCTACTTTTGTGGGCTGGATATACTTTGATTTGCACCCAAGACCTGGTAAGTATGGACACGCTGCAAATTTCGGTCTTTCCTCCTCATACTTGAGGCCTGATGGCTCAAGATCCTATACGGTCACCGCTTTGGTTTGTAACTTCTCAAAGCCAACTCCTACTAAACCATCCTTGTTGAAACACAATGAACTCATTACCTTCTTCCATGAATTAGGTCATGGTATCCACGATCTTGTTGGTAATTGTAGTGTGGGGTCTTTAAATGGGCCTGGTGCTACAGAATTTGACTTCGTTGAAGCTCCATCTCAAATGTTAGAGCACTGGCCATGGAATAAAGACATGTTGCAGCAACTATCACGTCACTATAAAACTGACGAGAAGATACCTGATGAATTGGTCAAGTCTTTAGTTGCAACAAGGAATGTTTTCCGTCCTATGAGATATCTAAGGCAATTACATTTTGGATTCTTCGATATGACCGTACACACCACTAAAGACATTGACCACTTAGATCTTCGCACCTTATGGAATAAGCTCCGCGAAGAAATTACTCATGTTGACAATGGTGGTGTTTTAACTACCGGTTACAATTCTTTCTCGCATATAATGAGCGATGAATATTCTGCCGGTTATTATGGATATTTCTGGGCCAGTGTATTTGCTGATGATATGTACTACACGAGGTTTGCGGATGATCCATTGGATCCTGAAACAGGTCGGGAGTATAGAGACATCATCTTGGCCAGAGGTGCCCTATATGAAATTAGTGATAATTTACATGAATTCTTAGGCAGAGAATCTAACAACACAGCCTTCTTGCAAGATTGTGGCCTAGCTTAA